The following are encoded together in the Peromyscus maniculatus bairdii isolate BWxNUB_F1_BW_parent chromosome 22, HU_Pman_BW_mat_3.1, whole genome shotgun sequence genome:
- the Fam110c gene encoding protein FAM110C, which yields MRALPAVDALARMRPPLRDPRAAEDTHTAKPACKSAVERLAADRAKFVRSTPRSSRGPVSECRVPEAPEVQHHNPIPSALAPAPVTRRALSRKPLRPDSLVIYRQKCEFVRGPGADSSRAGLVKKFFQGSIKDKMPVTPETTRESGEDKTKETEATWTKFGQTAATSPVSMLPTPAPVVAMKYPDVPLEVASKVPVAPSGMELRVSRRRGLQRSQSDLSSRYSIARAESDSDTFFLYCGLEPEVVEALGRENFSAGSDCVTLKVRSVSMATSDSSFSRRSEDGLQEEELIEQVPSTTSVIERNARIIKWLFTCKKAKETPSQRLQGPA from the coding sequence ATGCGGGCCCTGCCGGCTGTGGACGCGCTTGCCAGAATGCGACCACCTCTCCGGGACCCCAGGGCGGCAGAGGACACTCACACCGCGAAGCCCGCGTGCAAGAGCGCGGTGGAGAGACTAGCGGCTGACCGTGCCAAGTTTGTTCGTAGCACGCCAAGATCCAGCCGGGGTCCTGTTTCAGAGTGCAGGGTCCCTGAGGCCCCAGAGGTGCAGCACCACAACCCAATCCCTTCGGCTCTTGCCCCAGCTCCTGTAACCCGCAGGGCTCTCTCTCGAAAGCCTCTGAGACCCGATTCGTTGGTCATCTACCGACAAAAATGCGAATTCGTCCGAGGGCCAGGCGCAGACTCTTCCAGAGCGGGGCTGGTGAAGAAATTTTTCCAGGGGTCTATCAAGGACAAAATGCCAGTGACCCCTGAGACGACCAGAGAGTCAGGTGAGGACAAGACGAAGGAAACAGAGGCCACTTGGACCAAGTTCGGCCAGACGGCAGCCACTAGCCCAGTTTCTATGTTACCAACTCCGGCCCCTGTAGTGGCCATGAAGTACCCAGACGTGCCTTTGGAGGTGGCGTCTAAGGTTCCAGTCGCACCCTCCGGCATGGAGCTACGGGTGTCGCGTCGCAGAGGATTGCAGCGCTCTCAGTCAGATCTCAGCTCCCGCTACTCGATAGCCAGGGCTGAGTCCGACTCTGACACCTTCTTCCTGTATTGCGGCCTGGAACCTGAAGTGGTGGAGGCCCTTGGGAGGGAGAACTTCTCTGCTGGATCCGACTGTGTTACACTCAAAGTGCGTAGCGTAAGCATGGCTACTTCTGATAGTAGCTTCTCCAGGCGTAGCGAGGACGGATTGCAAGAAGAGGAGCTCATTGAACAGGTGCCTAGCACCACCTCTGTGATAGAAAGGAACGCCCGTATCATAAAGTGGCTGTTCACCTGCAAGAAGGCCAAAGAAACCCCTAGTCAGAGATTGCAGGGACCTGCCTGA